The DNA window GCCCGCCCGTGGCGAGGCATGAAACGGGACCAGTGGGAAGGCGGCCACCGCGTGCCGTTCATCGTTCGCTGGCAGGGCGAGATCGAAGCAGGAAGTGAAACGAGCCAGACCACATGCCTCACCGACATCATGGCCACTTGTGCCTCGATCATCGGGTACCAACTGCCGAACGATGCCGCCGAAGACAGCTTCGACCTGCTGCCCCTGCTGAAGGATCCCGACCTGAAGGATCCGATCCGTCCGTTCACGATCCACCAGACCAACAGGCTCGAACTGGCGATCCGAAGCGGGAAATGGAAGTACCTCGACCACCGGGGGTCCGGCGGCAACGACTACCGGAAAAAGCCCCAGCTCACGCCCTACATTCTTCCCGAAAAAGCGCCGGACGCTCCGGGCCAGCTATACGACATGGAGAAGGACCCGGGAGAAACGGAGAATCTCTACCTCAAGCACCCGGAAAAGGTTCGAGAACTGAAGGAAGCCTTGGAGCGACTCAAGTCCTCCGGCCGGAGCGCGCCACTTCGCTCATCACCGGACGAGTAGGCTTACTCTTCTGCCGGCGAGCTGCCTCGCTCGGCACGCAATCGTTCGAGGTTCAGCCGACCGAGCTCCGAGCCCAGTCCGACCGCGCGAACGAAAGCCCGCTCGGCGGCCTCCAGATTGCCACGCTTGAGTTCGACAAAGCCGAGGTTCACCCACGCATCGGCATGATCGGGGGCCAGCGCCACCAGATCCGCCAGAAGAGTCACCGCTTCATCCCAGTGGCGCCGTCCCATCTCCAACACCGCGAGATCGTATCGCGGCATGCCGAAGTCCGGCGCGATGTCGATAGCCTTCCGGAATGCCTCGCGTGAGCCGTCGATATCCCCTCCCTGCAGCCGCGCCTTACCGAGGTTGTGCCACGCAGCCGCATGGTCGACATCCGCCGCCACCGCCGCTTCGAGGAGATCCAAGGCGGCCATCAGGTTCCCTTGTTTCGCTTCAAGGGCTCCGAGATTCGACAACGCCTGGGTGTGATCGGGCCGAACGGCCAAGGACTCCCCGTAAGCGGCTCGGGCCGCTGCGGTGTCTCCCCTTTCCTCGAGCGCCAGACCCAGATTGTTGTGGGCCAGGTAATTCCCTTCCGTCACCTCGATGGCCCTCCGCATCAGAGCTGTCGAGTCCTGCCAAAAGGAGACCTGCCACCGTCCGGCAACCGCCAGCCCGATCACCATCGCGCCCACCGCGCCGGCGACCGCCGGCTTCAGTTCCGGCTGGCGCTTGAGCCAGGCATCGAGACTCCATGCCACAGCGACATAGAGACCGATGAAGCTGAAGTAGGCGTAGCGGTCCGCCATCGCCGCCGCACCGGCCTGGACGAGGCCGATCATGGGCAGCAACGTTCCGAGGAACCACAGCCATCCGACCGCCAACGCCGGGAGCGTCCTCCTCAGTTTCCACGCAGCCGCGCTGATCACCAGGAGCACGATCAACGACGGAAGCCAGACGGCCAGTGGCAACGTTTCCGGATAGGGATAGAAGACCGACAGATCGTCGGGCAGGACGAGGCGCTTCAAGTAGGTCGCATATGCAACGGCCGCATTCTGAAGGCGGAGGATGAAGGGGAAGTCCGCAGCCGACCCGATGGCTCCGGCCGACTGCTGGCAGAGAATCGTCAGCCAGCTACCAACCGCCGACACGGCCAGCAACGGCACCTTTTCGAGCACCGCTCTCACGCGGAGCCTTCCGACTAGCGGCCAGCATTCCCAGAGAAGCATCGCACACGGCAGGGTCACCGCGAGCGGCTTCGCCATCACTGCAAGCGCATGGCAGACGAACATGCCGACATAGCTTCCCCAACCGCCACTGCGGCAACGGCGCTCGTGAAAGAGGAGGGCCAGCAAGCAGAAGAACAGGGCGAGCACGTCCTTGCGCTCGGTGACCCACGCGACGGATTCAACATGGATCGGGTGGACCGCAAAAACCGCGGCGATGCCAAGAGCCAGCCCGGCACGACCGGTGGAACGCCGCAACCAAACGCCCAGCAGCATGGCATTCGCCGCATGGAGGATCAGGTTGAAGACATGCTGCGGCCCGGGGTCCGTACCGAAAAGTCCGGCCATGACCTGATGGGACATCCACGTAAGCGGAATCCACATGCTCGGCCCGTGGATCTCGAAGGCCCACCGCAGGTTCTCGGCAGTCGGGCCGCCAACGACATGCGGATTGCTGTAGAAGTAGAACGGGTCGTCGTAGTTGACGAAGGGGTATCCCGCGACCGGCGCATAAACGGCCAAGGCCAGAAGCGCCGGCAGTAACGTCATCCACCAAACGTTCAGCTTTGCCATCGGAAGCGGGTGGTTGCGGTGAGAACCCGGATGCCAGTTCGCAGGACCGGGACCTTCGATTCGCCTTCTTCTCGGGCCCGGGTGTCGACCGGCACCTCACCGACCCGCAGGCCGGCACGGATCGCGCGACACGGGATCTCGACCTCATACTCATAGGTGTCGCTTCGCAGGTCGATCGCCGACGCCGACGCCCGGGTCCACGCCTTGATCCCGGCCAGCACGTCGGTCATCCGCTGTCCGAACAGCAGGCTCGCCCAACCGCTGACGACTCGATTGCCCAGGCTTCGGGACCATGCCGCATCGGCATCGCGCCCGCTGCCGGTCGCGAATCGCGTGCCCAGCACGACATCGAGTTCGCCACGCTCAAGCGGTTCAACCAGCGGCAGCAGATCCTTGGCGAAGAACTGACCGTCGGCATCAAACTGCGCGTGCAGGTCGCCCGTCGCCTCGCGGATCCCGGTTCGGATCGCGTGTCCTTTCCCACGATCATTGGGGTGCGGAATGTAGCGCAGGCCCGGCAGACGATCCGTCCATCCTTCAACCACTTCACCGGTGCGATCCTTCCCGCCATCCACTACCAGGATCTCGGTCTCAGCCGGCAAATGCGCGTGCAGGTCCGCGAGGGTCGAGCCGATCGCATGCTCCTCGTTGAACGCCGCCACAATCACACTGAGCCGCACCCGACAGAACCTGGCGCACGAACCCGGATCAGGTAAAGCCCGCGCTGCCGCGGCCCTCCCGCCTTTTCCCTCGCCATCATCCACCAGCGCGGGGAGCTTTGAAGGATGTGCGGCTTCTGGGACGGCAAATCGGTGATCGTTCCCGGCGGGGCGGGCTTCATCGGCTCGTCGGTGGTCGATGCACTGGTGGCCCGCTCGGCCCGGGTCACGGTCATCGACGACGAATCCTCCGGAGACTTCTCGCGGCTCGATACGCACGGTCCGGCGATCCGGCGAATTCGGACCGACGTGCACAGGATCGATCTCAGGGAGGCCTTCCGTGATTCCGACGTCGTGCTGAACCTCGCCGGCCTCGCTCCTGGACTGACTCCGGACGAAGACCGGCATGAACGCCTCTATCAGGAGAACCTCCGCATCGCCGACGCCGTGCTCGAAGCCGCCGTCGACGCCCGAGTGCCGCGATTGCTCGTCGTCAGTTCTTCCTGCGTTTATCCGGACGACGCGCCCGTTCCGACACCCGAACTGCCGTTGGAGCAAACCGAACCGGAACAGGCCAATCGAGGCTACGGCCGGGCGAAGCGGGAGATCGAGAAGCGGGCCATCGCAGCCGCCGGAGACGTAACGAAGATCACGATCGCGCGCCCATTCAACGCCTGCGGACCGCGTGACCGAGCCACCGGCCCAGGCGCCCATGTGATCCCGTCGCTGCTGTCGAAGATCCTCGACCCGGCGACCGAGGAAGTCGTCGTCTGGGGCAGTGGCCGCCAGACCCGGAGTTTCCTCGACGCCCGCGATGTCGCAACCGCCCTGCTCCTGCTCGTCGAAACGCATCCAACTCCCGATCCGGTGAACATCGGATCCTCGGAAGAGATCTCGCTCGCCGATCTGGTGCCGCGATTGATGAACATCAGCGGTATCTCCAAGCCGGTCCGCTTCGACACGACCAAGCCGGAGGGAGCGCTACGGAAAGGATGCGACGCATCGTTGCTGCGGAAGATCACCGGCTTCGTGCCGGAGTATTCCCTCGATGATTCCCTGCGGGAGATTGTCGAGTCACGAATCCACACCCCTGCCGCGACCGCGAACCCATGAAAGCCGAGAACTCGGGAATCGCCTGCCGCCCGCCGACTCCCACCCTCATGAAGTGGACGCTCGCCACCGCCCTCATCGCCATGTGTTCCTGTTCCGCAGCTCCCGATCAACCGGTCGAAACCGGCACCGTCCGTTGGCAACGCGAGCTCGACGCGGCGCTTACCGCATCGAAAGCAAGCGGCAAGCCGGTCTTCGCCCTGTTCCAGGAAGTGCCGGGTTGCGCCGGTTGCAAGCAGTTCGGCCGCGACGTGCTGTCCGACCCGCTCGTCGTCAGTGCCATAGAAAGCGAGTTCACGCCCTTGCTCATTCACAACAACAAGGGCGGCAAGGATGCGGAAGTGCTGAAGCGATTCGGCGAGCCGGCATGGAACTACCAGGTCGTCCGCTTCCTCGACGCGGATGCCAAGGACCTCATCCCGCGCAAGGATCGCGTC is part of the Haloferula helveola genome and encodes:
- a CDS encoding tetratricopeptide repeat protein: MAKLNVWWMTLLPALLALAVYAPVAGYPFVNYDDPFYFYSNPHVVGGPTAENLRWAFEIHGPSMWIPLTWMSHQVMAGLFGTDPGPQHVFNLILHAANAMLLGVWLRRSTGRAGLALGIAAVFAVHPIHVESVAWVTERKDVLALFFCLLALLFHERRCRSGGWGSYVGMFVCHALAVMAKPLAVTLPCAMLLWECWPLVGRLRVRAVLEKVPLLAVSAVGSWLTILCQQSAGAIGSAADFPFILRLQNAAVAYATYLKRLVLPDDLSVFYPYPETLPLAVWLPSLIVLLVISAAAWKLRRTLPALAVGWLWFLGTLLPMIGLVQAGAAAMADRYAYFSFIGLYVAVAWSLDAWLKRQPELKPAVAGAVGAMVIGLAVAGRWQVSFWQDSTALMRRAIEVTEGNYLAHNNLGLALEERGDTAAARAAYGESLAVRPDHTQALSNLGALEAKQGNLMAALDLLEAAVAADVDHAAAWHNLGKARLQGGDIDGSREAFRKAIDIAPDFGMPRYDLAVLEMGRRHWDEAVTLLADLVALAPDHADAWVNLGFVELKRGNLEAAERAFVRAVGLGSELGRLNLERLRAERGSSPAEE
- a CDS encoding glycosyltransferase family 2 protein — encoded protein: MRLSVIVAAFNEEHAIGSTLADLHAHLPAETEILVVDGGKDRTGEVVEGWTDRLPGLRYIPHPNDRGKGHAIRTGIREATGDLHAQFDADGQFFAKDLLPLVEPLERGELDVVLGTRFATGSGRDADAAWSRSLGNRVVSGWASLLFGQRMTDVLAGIKAWTRASASAIDLRSDTYEYEVEIPCRAIRAGLRVGEVPVDTRAREEGESKVPVLRTGIRVLTATTRFRWQS
- a CDS encoding NAD-dependent epimerase/dehydratase family protein, with the protein product MCGFWDGKSVIVPGGAGFIGSSVVDALVARSARVTVIDDESSGDFSRLDTHGPAIRRIRTDVHRIDLREAFRDSDVVLNLAGLAPGLTPDEDRHERLYQENLRIADAVLEAAVDARVPRLLVVSSSCVYPDDAPVPTPELPLEQTEPEQANRGYGRAKREIEKRAIAAAGDVTKITIARPFNACGPRDRATGPGAHVIPSLLSKILDPATEEVVVWGSGRQTRSFLDARDVATALLLLVETHPTPDPVNIGSSEEISLADLVPRLMNISGISKPVRFDTTKPEGALRKGCDASLLRKITGFVPEYSLDDSLREIVESRIHTPAATANP